Proteins co-encoded in one Petrotoga sp. 9PW.55.5.1 genomic window:
- a CDS encoding ABC transporter permease encodes MKYVREKIIFFLIALFAALVINFVLPRLMPGDPAERILLRMGGEVDQEAVQAMRIALGLDKETPILEQFGIYLKNTLTFNFGISYSYYPVPVKDLIMSSLPWTIGLVGISTIISFFLGTFLGIKAGWNRDKSSGTFITTISLIIRAFPYFWLALILLYVFGYLLGLFPLSNAYSTQEFLTGWKFFGSVIYHGILPGITLILASLGTWVITMRNNMVSVLSEDYILLAEAKGLKEKDIMKKYAARNALLPSVTSFGLSLGYIVGGALLTEIVFSYPGIGYLMYKGVTSQDYPLMQAIFFIISLSVLIANFLLDFVYIYLDPRTRS; translated from the coding sequence TTGAAATATGTAAGAGAGAAGATAATTTTTTTCTTAATAGCTCTTTTTGCCGCTTTAGTAATTAATTTTGTTCTTCCACGTTTGATGCCAGGAGATCCGGCAGAAAGGATTTTATTAAGAATGGGTGGAGAGGTAGATCAAGAAGCTGTTCAAGCCATGAGAATTGCATTGGGGTTAGATAAAGAGACACCTATTTTGGAACAATTTGGTATTTATTTGAAAAACACTTTAACTTTTAATTTTGGGATTTCATATTCATATTATCCTGTTCCTGTTAAAGATTTAATAATGTCTTCTTTACCTTGGACAATTGGTCTTGTAGGTATTTCAACAATTATTAGTTTCTTTTTAGGAACTTTTCTTGGCATTAAGGCAGGATGGAATCGTGATAAATCTTCTGGTACCTTTATTACTACGATAAGTCTAATAATACGAGCTTTTCCTTATTTTTGGTTGGCTTTAATTTTATTATATGTATTTGGATACTTATTGGGCCTATTCCCTCTTTCTAACGCTTATTCTACACAGGAGTTTTTGACAGGTTGGAAATTTTTTGGAAGCGTTATTTATCACGGGATACTTCCAGGTATTACATTAATTTTAGCTTCTCTAGGTACATGGGTTATTACCATGAGAAATAATATGGTTTCTGTTTTATCAGAAGATTATATATTACTTGCAGAAGCGAAAGGATTAAAAGAAAAAGACATTATGAAGAAATATGCTGCTCGAAATGCTCTCTTACCAAGTGTAACCTCATTTGGATTATCTTTGGGTTATATAGTTGGGGGAGCATTGTTAACGGAGATTGTTTTTTCTTATCCAGGTATAGGTTATTTAATGTACAAAGGTGTTACAAGTCAAGATTATCCATTGATGCAGGCGATATTTTTTATAATATCTTTATCAGTACTTATTGCAAATTTTTTACTTGATT
- a CDS encoding ABC transporter substrate-binding protein: MKKFLMVFLVAVISVFALANTLSMIIDVTGPFSRNFNPYFSGGTNYSARGFIYETLFYINGYTGEVIPWLATDYEWSEDHLEIEVALRNNVKWSDGENFNADDVLFTFNMLKENPALDIGGVWQKGLKEVEKISDYRIKFIMSEVDTLVYNDIFTVYIVPEHVWKDLEDPTKYTAENPIGTGPFKLGQFSNQVYTLVKNQNYWQAEKLKVDTIRIPAFTGNDAAQLALMNKEIDWGTLFFPNIDNIFVAKDPNNHGYWLPEGNPVFIFFNLDDPIFQNKEFREVFALGVDKEAIVQIAMAELATVSNPVVVKGGFSDLVNNDLKHLWYQRDVKKAKEILVSLGYVQGRDGIFADKNGNKLSFEMIVPAGWTDWIAASQVISSQLKEIGIDVFVSQVDFGLYLERIANKDFELALSWVNYGVNPYFFYERWLHSRYAYSGDNRGGWMSLTTDSLIDVFRKTSSEEERALAISALQLIALQEMPSVPLFFNPTWFQYTTYNFVGWPNADNPYALPTITGMDKAYIVLQLEPLK, translated from the coding sequence ATGAAAAAGTTTTTAATGGTATTTTTAGTAGCTGTTATAAGCGTTTTTGCATTGGCAAATACTTTGTCTATGATTATTGATGTAACTGGACCATTTTCAAGGAATTTTAATCCCTATTTTTCTGGAGGGACTAATTATTCTGCCAGAGGTTTTATTTATGAAACATTATTTTATATTAACGGGTATACCGGGGAAGTAATCCCCTGGTTAGCGACTGATTATGAATGGTCGGAAGACCATCTGGAGATTGAAGTTGCCTTGAGAAATAATGTCAAATGGTCTGATGGAGAAAATTTTAATGCAGATGATGTTTTATTCACTTTTAACATGTTAAAGGAGAATCCCGCTTTAGATATTGGAGGAGTTTGGCAAAAAGGTTTAAAAGAGGTTGAAAAAATAAGTGATTACCGTATAAAATTTATTATGTCAGAAGTGGATACTTTGGTCTACAATGATATTTTCACAGTTTATATTGTTCCAGAACACGTTTGGAAAGATCTGGAAGATCCTACAAAGTATACAGCTGAGAATCCAATTGGTACAGGACCATTTAAATTGGGACAGTTTTCAAACCAAGTTTATACACTGGTGAAAAATCAGAATTATTGGCAAGCAGAAAAATTGAAAGTTGATACTATAAGAATTCCCGCTTTTACTGGAAATGATGCTGCTCAGTTAGCTCTGATGAATAAAGAAATAGACTGGGGAACGTTATTTTTTCCAAATATAGATAACATTTTTGTAGCAAAGGATCCTAATAATCATGGATATTGGCTTCCTGAAGGGAACCCTGTTTTTATATTTTTTAACCTTGATGATCCAATTTTTCAAAACAAAGAATTCAGGGAAGTATTCGCTCTTGGGGTAGATAAGGAAGCAATAGTACAAATTGCAATGGCAGAGCTTGCTACAGTTTCCAATCCTGTAGTAGTTAAAGGAGGTTTTTCTGATTTAGTTAATAATGATCTAAAACATTTATGGTATCAGAGAGACGTGAAAAAAGCAAAAGAAATTCTTGTAAGTTTAGGTTATGTTCAAGGAAGAGACGGCATATTTGCTGATAAAAATGGAAATAAACTGAGTTTTGAAATGATTGTACCAGCGGGTTGGACAGATTGGATAGCTGCTTCGCAAGTTATTTCTTCTCAGTTGAAAGAGATAGGAATAGATGTGTTTGTTTCTCAAGTTGATTTTGGTCTTTATTTAGAAAGAATAGCTAATAAAGACTTTGAGTTAGCTTTAAGTTGGGTAAATTATGGAGTTAACCCATATTTCTTTTATGAAAGATGGCTTCATTCAAGATATGCCTATTCTGGAGACAATAGAGGAGGATGGATGAGTTTAACCACAGATTCATTAATTGATGTATTCAGAAAGACATCTTCAGAAGAAGAAAGAGCACTTGCTATTTCCGCTCTTCAATTGATCGCCTTACAAGAAATGCCTTCGGTCCCTTTGTTTTTCAATCCTACATGGTTCCAATATACTACATATAATTTCGTAGGATGGCCAAATGCAGATAACCCCTATGCTTTACCAACCATAACTGGTATGGATAAAGCTTACATAGTTTTGCAGTTGGAACCTTTAAAATGA
- a CDS encoding exo-beta-N-acetylmuramidase NamZ domain-containing protein: MIFQGLDLLENSEFKGFKNRSIGLITNYSFVNNKMEDGIEIMLKKNINIEKIFTSEHGLYGLPDGQEYEDQIHPYYNIPIISLYGDYKKPTSKMLENIDTLVYDIQDVGLRFYTFIYTLANSMISAAENNIKFVVLDRINPLGRTIFGPRIKNEYSSFVGGYKLPLRYGLTSGELARYYKKYLNLDIDLEVVSLKGWNGKTFDKTQLKWNIPSPALPTFDCTLSYSGMCLIEGTNISEGRGSPKPFCFIGAPWVDENKLYLLLKEKFPNLIFRKRNFIPNLSKYKNELCRGIEFFPELKDNFIIIAVEVIRYFIQYEKFEFRKYIDRENLQQKYHIENLLGESKKLFFENDDEYLTYWNESAEEFIEFCGDILLYGGLKKWEKKI; the protein is encoded by the coding sequence ATGATTTTTCAAGGTTTGGATTTATTGGAAAATTCAGAGTTCAAGGGTTTCAAAAATAGAAGCATTGGTTTGATTACTAATTATTCTTTTGTAAATAATAAGATGGAAGATGGAATAGAGATAATGCTTAAAAAAAATATAAACATAGAAAAGATTTTTACTTCCGAGCATGGATTATATGGGTTGCCGGATGGACAAGAATATGAAGATCAAATTCATCCTTATTATAATATACCAATAATTAGTTTATATGGAGACTACAAAAAACCAACTTCTAAAATGCTGGAAAATATAGATACCTTAGTTTATGATATACAAGATGTAGGGTTGCGTTTTTACACCTTTATATATACTTTGGCTAATTCTATGATATCTGCAGCAGAAAATAATATTAAATTTGTAGTCTTAGATAGAATAAATCCTTTAGGAAGAACAATTTTTGGACCTAGGATAAAAAATGAATATTCTTCTTTTGTTGGCGGATATAAGCTTCCTTTACGTTATGGTTTGACCTCAGGAGAGTTAGCAAGGTATTATAAAAAATATCTCAACCTTGATATAGACTTAGAAGTTGTCAGTTTAAAAGGATGGAATGGTAAAACATTTGATAAAACTCAGTTAAAGTGGAATATTCCTTCACCCGCGCTCCCCACTTTTGATTGTACTTTATCGTATAGTGGAATGTGTTTAATCGAAGGTACAAATATAAGTGAAGGTAGGGGAAGCCCTAAGCCTTTCTGCTTTATTGGAGCACCTTGGGTAGATGAAAATAAACTTTATCTTTTGTTAAAAGAAAAATTTCCGAATTTAATTTTTAGAAAAAGAAATTTCATTCCAAATTTATCTAAATACAAAAATGAATTATGTAGGGGGATTGAATTTTTCCCTGAATTAAAGGATAATTTTATAATTATAGCAGTAGAAGTTATTCGTTATTTTATTCAATATGAGAAATTTGAATTTAGAAAATATATAGATAGAGAAAATTTGCAACAAAAATATCATATAGAGAATTTGCTAGGAGAAAGTAAAAAGTTATTTTTTGAAAATGATGATGAATATTTAACCTATTGGAACGAAAGCGCTGAAGAATTTATCGAATTTTGTGGGGATATTTTATTATATGGAGGATTAAAAAAATGGGAAAAGAAGATTTAG
- the nagZ gene encoding beta-N-acetylhexosaminidase has product MGKEDLEKVLGKLFLIGISGTSLNEENRMVLNSIKPGVIILFSRNIKDKFQIKKFIDDIKNFLDYEPLFCIDQEGGMVTRLNKGFSIAPSAMAISATSNVKNAYIVSNILAKEMRSVGIDFNLAPVVDINSNPKNSVIGIRSFSDDESIVINYASEYVRGLHDGGVLSCLKHFPGIGSVDIDPHLDLPQSDLEKKYFLSKELLPFLKIDSPVWMPTHVYLSNMQKKKEPVSLSKEILTDFARNELNFQGVLVADDFEMGGVANFYSVEQAVIKSLTSGMDIVSICHSFEKQLKSKKAVLELYKKDAKFRKIINTSLERINNLFKLSNKLKEKSKENLCLDKVGNIESISLMQEIIDKSITIFNSSGEKDFLPVKNINNIFYFIRENNSYNIEDVQKNIDFLSPEFNIQSNIINMNKKIHEEIKKEILEKSKEKNNLVFSENAYLSKEMVDLISNMSFNSKLLILIALRNPYDVFIPNIKHGICTYGFNKNVLLSLSKILKGKIKPTGSLPIKPTEV; this is encoded by the coding sequence ATGGGAAAAGAAGATTTAGAAAAGGTTTTGGGGAAACTTTTCTTAATTGGAATAAGTGGAACTTCTTTAAATGAAGAAAATAGAATGGTTTTAAATTCAATAAAACCAGGAGTAATAATATTATTTTCGAGAAATATTAAGGATAAATTTCAAATAAAAAAGTTTATAGATGATATTAAGAATTTTTTAGACTATGAACCTTTATTTTGTATAGATCAAGAAGGGGGGATGGTAACTAGGCTAAATAAAGGGTTTTCCATAGCTCCTAGTGCTATGGCAATTTCGGCCACTTCAAACGTTAAAAACGCATATATAGTATCCAATATTTTAGCAAAAGAAATGCGTTCAGTAGGGATTGATTTTAATCTTGCCCCTGTTGTTGATATAAATAGTAATCCAAAAAATTCTGTTATTGGAATAAGGAGTTTTTCGGACGATGAAAGTATTGTAATAAATTATGCATCAGAATATGTAAGGGGCTTACATGATGGAGGAGTTTTATCTTGTTTAAAACATTTTCCAGGTATAGGAAGTGTTGATATTGATCCTCATCTTGACCTTCCTCAATCTGATTTGGAAAAAAAATATTTTTTATCAAAAGAACTTCTGCCTTTTTTGAAAATCGACTCTCCTGTCTGGATGCCCACTCATGTTTATCTATCAAATATGCAAAAAAAGAAAGAACCCGTATCTTTGTCTAAAGAAATCTTGACTGATTTTGCAAGAAATGAACTAAATTTTCAAGGGGTTCTTGTTGCAGATGATTTTGAAATGGGAGGAGTAGCTAATTTTTATTCCGTTGAACAAGCTGTTATTAAATCATTGACATCTGGTATGGATATAGTTAGTATTTGTCATTCTTTCGAAAAACAATTGAAGTCAAAAAAGGCCGTTTTAGAACTGTATAAAAAAGATGCAAAATTTAGAAAAATCATAAATACCTCTCTAGAAAGAATTAATAACTTATTCAAATTATCTAATAAGCTTAAGGAAAAAAGTAAAGAAAATTTATGCCTTGACAAAGTAGGAAATATTGAAAGTATATCTTTAATGCAAGAAATAATTGATAAATCAATAACTATTTTCAATTCATCAGGGGAGAAAGATTTTTTGCCTGTGAAAAATATTAATAATATTTTTTATTTTATACGTGAAAATAACTCATACAATATTGAAGATGTGCAAAAAAATATAGATTTTTTATCGCCTGAGTTCAATATTCAATCCAATATTATTAACATGAATAAAAAAATTCATGAAGAAATTAAGAAGGAAATTTTAGAGAAATCAAAAGAAAAAAACAATTTAGTTTTTTCAGAAAATGCCTATTTAAGCAAAGAAATGGTTGATTTAATAAGTAATATGTCGTTTAATTCAAAACTTCTTATATTAATAGCTTTAAGAAATCCTTATGACGTTTTTATACCTAATATTAAACACGGAATATGTACTTATGGATTCAATAAAAATGTTCTTTTGTCATTGTCTAAGATTCTCAAGGGGAAAATTAAGCCAACAGGAAGTCTACCAATTAAACCAACGGAGGTATAA